Genomic window (Desulfonispora thiosulfatigenes DSM 11270):
CCTTATTTTGTAAATAAGCTGTCATTCTATTATAAATATTAACAAACTTTTGAATGCTTATCGGCATATTTACCTTTCCCCAAGCTATTTCATTGTTTATACTAGGTTCGTCGACAATGAATCTATCTTTAGGTGAACGCCCTGTGTATTTTCCTGTTTCAATACATAGTGCACCTTTAGCTGTTAATATACCTTCTTTTCTCTGTACTGCTCTTTCTATTAACTCTGAAACAGATAAATTATGGTGTATTGTACCAGTATTTATGATCCCGGTTTCTTCTAACAATACAATCATTCCTCTCAAAGAAATCTTCCTCATTATGTATATTAAACTAACTTGGGTAAATATGCTAAAAAAACCTTAATTCCAAAGGAATTAAGGTTTTTGCTAGTCTACTATAGAATATCCTTTGTCTATAATTGCTGCCTTAATAGCATCAATTGTAATTAAATTTGGATTATGTTCTATAACTACTTGACCAGTATCTAAATTTACTTCAACGTTTTCAATACCGTTTAATTCTTGTTTAATATCTTCTACAGCCTTCTTACAATGCCCACAAGACATTCCCTCTACTTTTAAAGTTTCAGTATGCATATGATTATGCTCAGTACAACATTCACACATATAAAATCCTCCTAACATATCTCATTAAATAAAGATTACCCAAATATATATGATAGGTCAATCATTTCTTCATAAAAATAATTAATATCTTATAAGTACTTATTAAATGTAGCACATAAATTGTATAATTGTTATACTTTAATAAATACTACAATAAGGAGGTTTGTTATGAATATCTTGGGTTTAATTGGTTTAATTACGATGGGTACTATCGTTCTCTTTCAAACTGTAATTTTGGATAAAGCTCTAGATCCTATTTTAGAAGATAAAGTTGATTTTGATATGAGAGTTTAAGGTCTAAGTTTTTATCTTAGACCTTTTTGCATTTTTCCATGCAATTAAAAAATTCTTGTGTACACCTTTTTCCTGATAGAATTAAATTACTTTTGATTTCATCAGATATATTAAAAGAAAGACAACCAACCCCCACTGAATCAATATATACTGTCCTTCTTTTATCATCACTATGCAAATGTTCATTTGCTTGATTATCCATGATAGTTTGAATTAATTTATAAATAAAATCCGGAAGATTATTTATACATTTACTTTCTGGTTTATAACCTTCATTAAAAAGAGCTATCTCTTTTTCTGATTCTACACGAAAACCTAGTGTTTCAATATTATAAACATAAATATCGTATTTTTCCCCTTTATTATTTCTATTTAGATTATTGTAATTTCGATAATAATCTGGAATACGATAATATTTATCAATATATTTGATTCGATCAAAAAGCTTTATGGGATAGTTATTTAAGACGCCTCCATCTATATATATATCCCCATTCATTTTAGGTGCAATATATACTAAAGGAATCGACATCGAAATTCGAACAGCATCAGCTAATGCCATGTTAGGGGTATGCTCATAGGAAAAAACTTCACTATACCCAGTTGATAAATTTGTTCCAATAATATAGATATCTCTAAAATTGTATTTTCTTTTATTTATATATATTTCTTTAAAGCTTATTTTTTCATTTTTAGTTTTATATTTAATAATTTCACTGATCCAATTATAGAATACTTCTCCCCTATACCAACCAAATTTTTGGTAAAACATTTGCGCATTTGTCGCTATTGCAGATGATTTGTCTAAAAACAAAGTGAAATCTAGGTTATTAAGGATATTTTTTATTTCATTCACACTATAATTCAGTCCAAATAAAAGTGCTAAAATAGCACCTCCCGAAGTACCACCCACTCTTTTTATATTTTTTAGTATATTTTTTTCTTCTAATATATCTATAGCACCTGCATAAGCCAGACACTTAATACCTCCGCCTTCAAAAATTAAATTACGATATTTATACCTCATCTTTTCCCTCCTCTATAGAAAGGTCTCTTTATAGCTTATTCATGAGGTATAAGTAATGTTATAAAAAAAAGCCCAATACCGAAGTATTGAACCTTTTTTATAGTGCTATTAAAATAGCTCCTAATCCTGTATGAGCACCAATTGTTGGACCTAGTTCTGAAATTATTATTTCTTGAGGTTTTAATGATTCATTTAAAATTGCTTTTATTTCTAAAGCTTCAGATAAACATTTTGTGTGAGATATCCCTATTTTTATCTTAGTAAAATCTTTACCCGTTTCTTCGACTAATTTCACTAACTTTTTAAGTGCCTTTTTTCTACCTCTTACCTTTTCTAAAGTACCAATTGTTCCATCCGGCAAATTATATAAAATTGGCTTTATATCAAAAACTTGACCAATTGCTCCTTCCCAGCTAGAAAGACGCCCACCTTTTACAATATATTCCAATGTGTCAATAGTAAAGAAAGTGTTTAAATTATCACGATAAGTTATTACTTTCTCCACTATTTCCTCAAAACTTTTTCCCTCTTCTCGTAAATCACAAGCCTTTATAACGTTCATTCCTGTCCCTAGGCTTGCATTTAAAGAATCTATTATTTCAATTTTGGCATTAACCATACTTTTGGCTAAGACAGCACTTTCATAAGATCCACTTAAACCAGAAGATAAGGTAATACAAACTATTGGTCCTTTTTTACTTAATTTCTCAAAAACATCTACATAATACGCGGGAGCTGGTCTTGAAGTTTTAGGCATTTCTTTAGAAGACTCTAAGCTCTTATAAAATGTTTCATTGTTTATTTCAACTTGATCTAAAAAGGTTTCATTTTTAATTTGAATACTTAAAGGCACTACCTCTATACTATATTTATTTATTATTTCTTTTGGTAAATCAGCTGAACTATCTGTGACAATTTGCAATTGCACCTTTTCACCTCCAAAGTCATTCGATGTTTCATATTAAGAGATTTCTTTTAAATATATTTTTGATATCTTCTTATAACTAGTTTTATTTAGTTAACTCTTTTTTTCAATCTTAGAATATTTGGAAATAATGATAACCATAAAAATAAAAGTTATAAAATAAGCTATTAGTAATCCTAATATATAACTTAAAAGTCCACTTAATGTTACTAAATATGTAATTATTCTAAATGCATTTGAAAGAAAATCAAATATTGCAGTATTAACACCTAGATTTTTAAATTCCAGACGAATTGTTTTTCCAATTTTGCTTGTCTCAACTGGTATTGATACACTACTGATAAAAAAAAGAAAGCCAAATGACCACGCAAAGGCAGCGCTACCTATTTGATATGATTTCACTATTAAAGCCAATTCTAAACTACCTGCAAATATATAACTAAGTAAAAGCAAACTTCAATCCTCCTAAAGGTAAAGATATCTTAACCATTATTATTTCGCTATAAAAAGACTAAAACCTTTTAAAATCATAATAATTAGTCACAATATGATTTATAATATACTATAGTTTTATTTAATGCAATTATTGTATATTGATTGTAAAAATAAAGCTATTTTGATATACTAAACCATGAATTTCATAAAAAAGGAGGACATTTCCAATGAAGGTAACTAAAGAAATGAGTATAATTGAGATTGTGCAAAACCATCCAG
Coding sequences:
- a CDS encoding DegV family protein, giving the protein MQLQIVTDSSADLPKEIINKYSIEVVPLSIQIKNETFLDQVEINNETFYKSLESSKEMPKTSRPAPAYYVDVFEKLSKKGPIVCITLSSGLSGSYESAVLAKSMVNAKIEIIDSLNASLGTGMNVIKACDLREEGKSFEEIVEKVITYRDNLNTFFTIDTLEYIVKGGRLSSWEGAIGQVFDIKPILYNLPDGTIGTLEKVRGRKKALKKLVKLVEETGKDFTKIKIGISHTKCLSEALEIKAILNESLKPQEIIISELGPTIGAHTGLGAILIAL
- a CDS encoding cation transporter; amino-acid sequence: MCECCTEHNHMHTETLKVEGMSCGHCKKAVEDIKQELNGIENVEVNLDTGQVVIEHNPNLITIDAIKAAIIDKGYSIVD
- a CDS encoding patatin-like phospholipase family protein, whose amino-acid sequence is MRYKYRNLIFEGGGIKCLAYAGAIDILEEKNILKNIKRVGGTSGGAILALLFGLNYSVNEIKNILNNLDFTLFLDKSSAIATNAQMFYQKFGWYRGEVFYNWISEIIKYKTKNEKISFKEIYINKRKYNFRDIYIIGTNLSTGYSEVFSYEHTPNMALADAVRISMSIPLVYIAPKMNGDIYIDGGVLNNYPIKLFDRIKYIDKYYRIPDYYRNYNNLNRNNKGEKYDIYVYNIETLGFRVESEKEIALFNEGYKPESKCINNLPDFIYKLIQTIMDNQANEHLHSDDKRRTVYIDSVGVGCLSFNISDEIKSNLILSGKRCTQEFFNCMEKCKKV